A portion of the Hoplias malabaricus isolate fHopMal1 chromosome 1, fHopMal1.hap1, whole genome shotgun sequence genome contains these proteins:
- the cmbl gene encoding carboxymethylenebutenolidase homolog — translation MANEARPCPCDIGDKIEYGGLGEEVQIEHIKAYVVKPKAPAEKGIIVIQDIFGWELPNTRYMADMLASNGYVAVCPDFFVGKEPWTPNSDWSQFQQWLDDRKPTSISKEVDAVLKFLKGQCGVSSVGVVGFCWGGVATHYISLQYPEIKAGVSVYGIIREREDRYELKSPTLFIFGEKDTVIPLEQVTALEAKLKEKCTVDFQVKIYPDQTHGFVHRKREDINESDRCYIQEARQDMINWLNKYM, via the exons ATGGCGAATGAAGCCAGGCCTTGTCCATGTGACATTGGGGATAAGATTGAATATGGTGGCCTCGGAGAAGAGGTCCAGATTGAACATATTAAAGCTTATGTAGTGAAGCCCAAAGCTCCTGCGGAAAAAGGCATCATCGTAATTCAGGACATTTTTGGGTGGGAGCTTCCCAACACCAGATACATGGCGGACATGCTGGCTTCTAACGGATATGT AGCTGTTTGTCCAGACTTTTTCGTTGGGAAAGAGCCATGGACTCCTAATTCTGACTGGTCACAGTTCCAACAGTGGCTTGATGACAGAAAACCCACCAGCATCAGCAA GGAGGTGGATGCGGTGCTGAAGTTCCTGAAGGGGCAGTGCGGGGTCAGCAGTGTTGGTGTGGTTGGGTTCTGTTGGGGCGGAGTGGCCACACACTACATTTCCCTCCAGTATCCTGAGATAAAGGCTGGAGTTTCAGTCTACG GTATCATTCGAGAAAGAGAAGACAGATATGAACTTAAAAGCCCAACTCTGTTCATTTTCGGTGAGAAGGACACAGTGATCCCACTGGAACAG GTGACAGCACTGGAGGCCAAGCTGAAGGAAAAGTGCACCGTTGACTTCCAGGTGAAGATTTATCCCGATCAAACTCATGGATTTGTGCATCGTAAAAGAGAAGACATCAACGAGTCGGATAGGTGCTACATTCAGGAGGCCCGGCAGGACATGATTAACTGGTTAAATAAGTATATGTAA
- the klhl15 gene encoding kelch-like protein 15 isoform X1, translated as MSEGARAVWSKRGCAESHRREQGKHKQRKCERPLSTLSVKPPTGQEADKRCLMAGDVEVYLSQVHDGSVSSGFRALYEERLLLDVTLLIEEHHFQAHKALLATQSDYFRVMFTADMRERDQDKIHMKGLTAAGFGHVLRFMYYGSLELSMRTVQEILQAAMYVQLTEAVEFCCSFLLAKICLENCAEVMRLLDDFSVTVEGVQERLDSFLLQNFVPLMSRPDFLSYLSLEKLTACLESEQLSRFPEIELYEAVQSWLRHDRRRWRHTDTVVQNLRFCLMTPTQVFEKVKTSEFYRYSRQLRQEVDQALNYFHAVNEQPLAENKSNRIRSVRPQTAVFRGMIGHSMVNSKILLLHRPKVWWELEGPQVPLRPDCLAIVNNFAFLLGGEELGPDGEFHASSKVYRYDPRQNSWLRMADMSVPRSEFAVGVIGKFIYAVAGRTRDETFYSTERYDIAEDKWEFVDPYPVNKYGHEGTVLNGKLYITGGITSSSTSKQVCVFDPGREIAPEHRTRRTPILTNCWENKSKMNYARCFHKMISHNGKLYVFGGVCVILRASFESQGCPSTEVYNPETDEWTILASMPIGRSGHGVAVLDKQIMVLGGLCYNGHYSDSILTFDPEENKWKEDEYPRMPCKLDGLQVCSLHFPEYVLEHVRRCS; from the exons ATGTCTGAAGGAGCCCGGGCTGTGTGGTCGAAACGCGGCTGCGCCGAGTCTCACCGCCGAG AGCAGGGGAAACACAAGCAAAGGAAATGTGAGCGTCCCCTCAGCACGCTGTCAGTGAAGCCCCCTACCGGCCAGGAGGCCGACAAAAG GTGCCTGATGGCGGGGGATGTAGAGGTGTACCTGTCTCAGGTACATGATGGGAGCGTGTCCTCCGGCTTCAGGGCTTTGTACGAGGAGCGACTTCTGCTGGACGTCACACTGCTGATCGAGGAGCACCACTTCCAG GCTCACAAGGCCCTTCTGGCGACGCAAAGTGATTATTTCCGGGTCATGTTCACAGCAGACATGCGGGAACGTGATCAGGATAAAATCCACATGAAGGGTCTGACGGCAGCGGGGTTCGGCCACGTGCTGCGGTTCATGTACTACGGCTCTCTGGAGCTCAGCATGCGCACGGTGCAGGAAATTCTGCAGGCCGCCATGTATGTGCAGCTGACTGAGGCTGTTGAGTTCTGCTGCTCTTTTCTGCTCGCAAAAATATGCCTGGAAAATTGTGCAGAGGTCATGAGGCTGCTGGATGACTTCAGCGTCACCGTGGAGGGCGTGCAG GAGCGTCTGGATTCCTTCCTGCTGCAGAACTTTGTGCCGTTGATGTCGAGGCCTGATTTCCTCTCATATCTCAGTCTGGAGAAACTGACCGCGTGCCTGGAGAGCGAGCAGCTGAGTCGTTTCCCCGAGATTGAGCTATATGAGGCCGTGCAGTCCTGGCTTCGACACGATCGCCGTCGATGGAGGCACACAGACACTGTCGTACAGAACCTCCGCTTCTGCCTCATGACCCCAACACAGGTGTTTGAAAAG GTGAAAACCTCAGAGTTTTATCGTTACTCTCGTCAGTTGAGGCAGGAAGTGGACCAGGCGCTGAACTATTTCCATGCTGTAAATGAACAGCCACTGGCTGAGAACAAATCGAACCGGATCCGCTCGGTTCGTCCACAAACTGCGGTTTTCCGGGGAATGATTGGCCACAGCATGGTCAACAGCAAGATCCTGCTTCTGCATCGGCCCAAAGTGTGGTGGGAGCTGGAAGGTCCGCAGGTGCCCCTTCGACCTGACTGCCTCGCCATTGTCAATAACTTCGCATTTCTGCTTGGGGGAGAGGAGCTGGGGCCAGATGGGGAGTTTCATGCATCTTCAAAGGTGTATCGCTACGATCCCAGGCAGAATTCCTGGCTCCGGATGGCAGACATGTCTGTGCCAAGGTCTGAGTTTGCGGTGGGTGTGATTGGTAAATTTATTTATGCTGTTGCGGGTCGCACACGGGACGAAACCTTTTACTCCACGGAGCGCTACGACATCGCGGAGGATAAGTGGGAGTTTGTGGATCCGTATCCTGTCAATAAATACGGGCACGAGGGCACGGTGCTGAACGGAAAACTCTACATAACAGGCGGCATCACCTCTTCTTCCACGTCGAAGCAGGTTTGTGTATTCGACCCTGGGCGAGAAATAGCCCCTGAACACCGCACTCGCCGGACACCCATCCTCACCAACTGCTGGGAAAACAAGTCCAAGATGAACTACGCTCGTTGCTTCCACAAAATGATTTCTCACAACGGCAAGCTTTACGTCTtcggtggagtgtgtgtgatcCTCCGGGCATCCTTCGAGTCACAGGGCTGCCCGTCCACCGAAGTTTACAACCCAGAGACGGACGAGTGGACCATCCTAGCCTCAATGCCGATAGGCCGAAGTGGGCACGGTGTGGCTGTCCTGGACAAACAGATTATGGTGCTCGGAGGACTATGCTACAATGGGCACTACAGCGACTCTATACTTACCTTTGACCCTGAGGAGAACAAGTGGAAGGAGGATGAGTATCCGCGAATGCCTTGCAAACTGGACGGCCTGCAGGTGTGCAGCTTGCATTTTCCCGAATACGTCTTGGAACATGTCCGGCGCTGCAGCTGA
- the klhl15 gene encoding kelch-like protein 15 isoform X2, producing the protein MPVANQRCLMAGDVEVYLSQVHDGSVSSGFRALYEERLLLDVTLLIEEHHFQAHKALLATQSDYFRVMFTADMRERDQDKIHMKGLTAAGFGHVLRFMYYGSLELSMRTVQEILQAAMYVQLTEAVEFCCSFLLAKICLENCAEVMRLLDDFSVTVEGVQERLDSFLLQNFVPLMSRPDFLSYLSLEKLTACLESEQLSRFPEIELYEAVQSWLRHDRRRWRHTDTVVQNLRFCLMTPTQVFEKVKTSEFYRYSRQLRQEVDQALNYFHAVNEQPLAENKSNRIRSVRPQTAVFRGMIGHSMVNSKILLLHRPKVWWELEGPQVPLRPDCLAIVNNFAFLLGGEELGPDGEFHASSKVYRYDPRQNSWLRMADMSVPRSEFAVGVIGKFIYAVAGRTRDETFYSTERYDIAEDKWEFVDPYPVNKYGHEGTVLNGKLYITGGITSSSTSKQVCVFDPGREIAPEHRTRRTPILTNCWENKSKMNYARCFHKMISHNGKLYVFGGVCVILRASFESQGCPSTEVYNPETDEWTILASMPIGRSGHGVAVLDKQIMVLGGLCYNGHYSDSILTFDPEENKWKEDEYPRMPCKLDGLQVCSLHFPEYVLEHVRRCS; encoded by the exons ATGCCCGTGGCCAATCAGAG GTGCCTGATGGCGGGGGATGTAGAGGTGTACCTGTCTCAGGTACATGATGGGAGCGTGTCCTCCGGCTTCAGGGCTTTGTACGAGGAGCGACTTCTGCTGGACGTCACACTGCTGATCGAGGAGCACCACTTCCAG GCTCACAAGGCCCTTCTGGCGACGCAAAGTGATTATTTCCGGGTCATGTTCACAGCAGACATGCGGGAACGTGATCAGGATAAAATCCACATGAAGGGTCTGACGGCAGCGGGGTTCGGCCACGTGCTGCGGTTCATGTACTACGGCTCTCTGGAGCTCAGCATGCGCACGGTGCAGGAAATTCTGCAGGCCGCCATGTATGTGCAGCTGACTGAGGCTGTTGAGTTCTGCTGCTCTTTTCTGCTCGCAAAAATATGCCTGGAAAATTGTGCAGAGGTCATGAGGCTGCTGGATGACTTCAGCGTCACCGTGGAGGGCGTGCAG GAGCGTCTGGATTCCTTCCTGCTGCAGAACTTTGTGCCGTTGATGTCGAGGCCTGATTTCCTCTCATATCTCAGTCTGGAGAAACTGACCGCGTGCCTGGAGAGCGAGCAGCTGAGTCGTTTCCCCGAGATTGAGCTATATGAGGCCGTGCAGTCCTGGCTTCGACACGATCGCCGTCGATGGAGGCACACAGACACTGTCGTACAGAACCTCCGCTTCTGCCTCATGACCCCAACACAGGTGTTTGAAAAG GTGAAAACCTCAGAGTTTTATCGTTACTCTCGTCAGTTGAGGCAGGAAGTGGACCAGGCGCTGAACTATTTCCATGCTGTAAATGAACAGCCACTGGCTGAGAACAAATCGAACCGGATCCGCTCGGTTCGTCCACAAACTGCGGTTTTCCGGGGAATGATTGGCCACAGCATGGTCAACAGCAAGATCCTGCTTCTGCATCGGCCCAAAGTGTGGTGGGAGCTGGAAGGTCCGCAGGTGCCCCTTCGACCTGACTGCCTCGCCATTGTCAATAACTTCGCATTTCTGCTTGGGGGAGAGGAGCTGGGGCCAGATGGGGAGTTTCATGCATCTTCAAAGGTGTATCGCTACGATCCCAGGCAGAATTCCTGGCTCCGGATGGCAGACATGTCTGTGCCAAGGTCTGAGTTTGCGGTGGGTGTGATTGGTAAATTTATTTATGCTGTTGCGGGTCGCACACGGGACGAAACCTTTTACTCCACGGAGCGCTACGACATCGCGGAGGATAAGTGGGAGTTTGTGGATCCGTATCCTGTCAATAAATACGGGCACGAGGGCACGGTGCTGAACGGAAAACTCTACATAACAGGCGGCATCACCTCTTCTTCCACGTCGAAGCAGGTTTGTGTATTCGACCCTGGGCGAGAAATAGCCCCTGAACACCGCACTCGCCGGACACCCATCCTCACCAACTGCTGGGAAAACAAGTCCAAGATGAACTACGCTCGTTGCTTCCACAAAATGATTTCTCACAACGGCAAGCTTTACGTCTtcggtggagtgtgtgtgatcCTCCGGGCATCCTTCGAGTCACAGGGCTGCCCGTCCACCGAAGTTTACAACCCAGAGACGGACGAGTGGACCATCCTAGCCTCAATGCCGATAGGCCGAAGTGGGCACGGTGTGGCTGTCCTGGACAAACAGATTATGGTGCTCGGAGGACTATGCTACAATGGGCACTACAGCGACTCTATACTTACCTTTGACCCTGAGGAGAACAAGTGGAAGGAGGATGAGTATCCGCGAATGCCTTGCAAACTGGACGGCCTGCAGGTGTGCAGCTTGCATTTTCCCGAATACGTCTTGGAACATGTCCGGCGCTGCAGCTGA